DNA sequence from the bacterium genome:
CGGCGGGTTGTGCCCCGCGTTGACGTAGTGCAGCGCGCCACTTTCGGGCTCGATGCAGCCGAGGAAGAGCGTCACGAAGCGCCGCCCGCGCGTGCTGCGGTGCATGGCGGCGTTGAGCTGGGCGGCCATCGTCGTCAGCTCCATGCCGGTTTCGCCGAGGGCCCGCAGCATGGCCTGGAGCTGGGCCATCAACAGCGCAGCGCTCATGCCCTTGCCGGCCACGTCGCCGAGGGCGAGCAGCGCGCGCCCGTCGCTGCAGGAGAAGGCGTCGAAGTAGTCGCCGCCCACCGAGAGGCTCTGCTCGTTCTGGCCCACGGCGTACAGGCGGCCCAGCACCAGCGGCCCCTCGGGCAAGAGCTGGCGCTGGATCTGCGCCGCGCGCTCGAGCTCCTCCTCGAGCCGCCGCTGCTCGGCGAGGGCCGCCTCGGCCGCGCTCTCGCGCAGGCGCACGGCGGCCAGGTGCGCGAGCAGTGTGAGGAGCTGCAGGTCCTCCTCGTTCAGCGGGTTCAGCGGCGAGAGGCGGTCGGCGTAGATCAGTCCCGTCACATGCTCGTCGTCCCAGAGCGGCGCGCAGAGCACCGAGTGGAGTTGCTCGAGCACCACGCTCTCCTGGCCGGAGAAGCGCTGGTCGCTGAGGGCGTCGCCGACGAGCAGGGCCTGGCGCTCGCCGATCACCTTGCTCAGGATGCTGCGGCTGAGCCGTGGCGGCCGCGCGGCCACCTTGGGCGCGCGGTACTCGGCGCGC
Encoded proteins:
- a CDS encoding GAF domain-containing protein; its protein translation is MGTVLAPDRAILLLPPAGLALESTADLAALAPEQLTLRAEYRAPKVAARPPRLSRSILSKVIGERQALLVGDALSDQRFSGQESVVLEQLHSVLCAPLWDDEHVTGLIYADRLSPLNPLNEEDLQLLTLLAHLAAVRLRESAAEAALAEQRRLEEELERAAQIQRQLLPEGPLVLGRLYAVGQNEQSLSVGGDYFDAFSCSDGRALLALGDVAGKGMSAALLMAQLQAMLRALGETGMELTTMAAQLNAAMHRSTRGRRFVTLFLGCIEPESGALHYVNAGHNPPLLLRASGELEALRTGGLMLGAFPRLAFERGETQLGPGDTLLIYSDGLSEAGAYQGEDMFGEERIEALLRRVAGETPEAIVAAMVAAARDFCAPLPPDDDLTVLVARLG